A window of Apium graveolens cultivar Ventura chromosome 8, ASM990537v1, whole genome shotgun sequence contains these coding sequences:
- the LOC141680171 gene encoding uncharacterized protein LOC141680171, translating to MTPRTSTGENPFRMAYGTEALVPVEVGLGSYRTEVYNMETNNFGLRANVDLLEEEREAAYQRNMKYLLQAAQYYDSNIKKRSFGVGDQVLRELAASMPTKQGKLQPNWEGPYKATEVIRPGTYKLETLTGEAIKNTWHASRLRKFYQ from the coding sequence ATGACCCCTAGGACTTCAACTGGGGAAAATCCTTTCAGAATGGCCTATGGGACCGAAGCCCTAGTTCCAGTCGAAGTGGGATTGGGATCATACCGAACTGAGGTCTACAATATGGAAACTAACAACTTTGGACTAAGGGCGAACGTGGACTTATTGGAGGAAGAAAGAGAAGCTGCCTACCAAAGGAACATGAAATACTTGCTACAGGCAGCCCAATATTATGACTCCAACATTAAGAAGAGGTCGTTCGGAGTAGGGGACCAAGTCCTAAGGGAGCTGGCTGCTTCTATGCCCACCAAACAAGGAAAGCTTCAGCCTAACTGGGAAGGGCCTTATAAGGCGACTGAGGTCATTCGCCCAGGAACATACAAGCTTGAAACATTAACAGGAGAAGCAATTAAAAACACCTGGCACGCCAGTCGCCTTCGAAAGTTTTATCAGTAA